Within Equus przewalskii isolate Varuska chromosome 9, EquPr2, whole genome shotgun sequence, the genomic segment ACCCCTGCCTGAGCTCCTACTGTCTACGAGAGCTGTGTGCGGTATCTACAAGGCGGAGGGTCCCACGTCCAAGAACCAGCTGGACATGAAGCTTCACAAAAGTCCACGGAAACTTCGCCAGGACCACTCCCTGTCCCTGAGCTTTCTCAGAGGACCCTAGCGTCCAAAGTTCCCAGCCTTGTAATTAGGTAAACAGGCTCCCTGGCGGAGTCGCTTCCCGCCCCTGGAAGCAGCTTTGCTGGCATCACCACCGCGTCCCTGTCAGAGCTCGGGACAGTTTCCTGGACAGCGGTCAATGCCCGCCCATGAACAGTCAGGGAGACACCCGTCCCTCTTCCGTCAGGACCCAAAAGCCCGgcccccctgcccccatctccctCTGGACTCTGCAGTCAATGTtgtggtccccagaccacacTACCCATGCGTTCAGCCCCGCCCTCTTCACTGCAGGGTGCCCGCTAAGCTGTGAGATGTGCAGGGGCTCCGGGCCCACGTGCAGCGGAAAAATCAAGACTTGCGAGGCGGGCAAGGATGCCTGCGTGATCGTCGTGGGGGAGTCCAGCACAAGTAGGTCCTCGCGGCATGGCGCCAGACCCTCGCGCCCTCAGGGTGGAAGATACCACCACGcggagccgggggcggggggggggggggggtgcgtcACGGTCCCGTGGTGGGCGGGCAGAGTAGAGAGAAAGACTAcctggaggaggatggagggaagtgAATTTAATGGGAAGACAGATACCATTGTTGTCAGGGATTTCAGAAAACGAGACCCTCCGAAAGAGAAGATGGGAGGGCAGATATGGAGACTTTCTTAGGCgggaggggtgagggaaggaCACGGGGGAACAGAGAAATAGAGGGGAAGAATCTAATAGGCATAGAGGAAGGGGAGcggggcagaggggaggaagagactGAGGTAGGCTGGGAGGAATGTGATCAGGTTGACCACTCTGGGCGGGCAGGAGGAATCCACCACAGGTGGAAGTGTGGGTAGTGCGGGCTGGAAGGAACCATTCCtgacaggaggaggagagatgatATTGGGGTAGGGGGAGACACGTAGAAGGGAGCACAGCAGACAGGAGAGGGAAGATAATCCCGAAGTATGGAGAAGTATGGAGCAAGTCATCGCAAAGAGTAGAGACGGGGCAGGGGGAGGCCGGTGAGTAAAATGGGAGAAGAGGGGCATAACTTAAATGGAAGAGATCATCCCAGACCCGAGAAAGGATGACGGGGAAGGGGAGCAATGGAAGAGACCACGGGGTGGGAGGTGTTCATTCGAAGCTGAAGGAGACCATTAGTCACAGGAGGAGAGATGATGGGGCATGGCGCCGGGAAGAAGGCTGTGACAGGAGATGAAGGGAAACCTTGAGTGTAAGGAGAAAACATCCCGACAGGAGAGGGTGTGTAAGGAAGGTGGGATAGAAGATTGCACGCAGCCCTGCTCACCTAGCAAGCTTTGGCAGGTAGGGGAAGCACCTGAAAAGCTTGAAGAGACCACCCAGACATAGAGAAGGGAGATACGGACCCTgggcccaggaggagaggaaggtgggaaAAGACCACCCTTCAGTGGGGTGAAGAGGAGGACACTCTTAGACTGGGTTGGAAGAGACCACCACAGTGAGGTGGAGACTGGAAGAGACCCTTCAGGCAAGACCTAGAAGTAGCCTAGGAGGGTAGCAAGAGACCATCGGTGGGAGGTCTAGGGAGTGACCATGGGGAAATCTGGAAGAGACCACTTTAGACAGAGAGGGTTATGGGTGTTgcagggtggggggtgagggtggcATCCCAGAGTTTGTTGGAAGGGACTTCCAAGATGCTGGGACGACAAAAGTCGGGAAGGCTGGAAGAGACCATTTCACACAGGCATGGGGGCAGCCATAGGAAGCCTGAAAAAGACCGCGGGGCACTGGACCCTTCGAGGATGGCAGTGGGGTGCGGTGGGGCGGGGCGGAAGGGACCACGACAGGCAGGCGCGTGGGTTTGGCCATGGGGAGCTGCAAGAGACCATCAAAGGCTTACTGGGGGCTATGGCAACAgcgagggtggggggaggggaaggtatCGAAGAATCCACTCCAGACCGTACCCCAGGGAGATAAGGGAGCGTGGTTGAGGGGTTGGAAGAGACCACCCTAGACAGTCGCAGGGTGGGGGAGGTATAGGGTTGGGAGAGACCCTGAGGCCAGGGTGGAAGCCAGGGTGGGGCCAGCCAGCGCCACCGAGCCCTTCCCTCCTGTCCCCCATCCTGCAGAGGGCCGCCACTCAGTGAACACCTACAAGGGCTGCATGAAGTTCAGCGACTGCTATTCAGGCTTCGTATCAACCACCATGGGCTCCCAGGACTACATGGTGTCCTACACGTACTGCTGCCAGAGCGAAGGCTGCAACCAAGGTTCCGTGCCCCGTAAGTGCCAGCTCAGCCCGGCATGGGGAGTCCCTTCCAGCCCGCCCCAAGAGCCCACTGTGTGTGCTGTCACCTGCCACTGACCCATGCTGTAACACTGGGCAAGCATTTTgctcactctgagcctcagtttcctcgcctgtgaaatgcagtgtccaTTAGCAACCGCTGTTCCCCAGGCTGTTGCGAGCTTGGGGAAGGGTCTAAAGGACCCTGTCACCTTACACTGCCCCTTCATCCTCAGCACCCCAGAACAATCGTACTGAGAACGGCCTCCAGTGCCCCGCCTGCGTCGTACCCTTCCAGGAGACATGCCCGGGGACCCAGGCAGCCCGCTGCGTTGGCCAGGAAACCCACTGCGTCTACTTTGCTGGCAACGTGCAGGCTGGTGAGGGACACCTAGATCTCTGGAGGAGAGGACTGGGGCCCCAGCACTGGAGGCTAATACTTCCAGGTTCTAGAGGGGATGGTGGCTCCTGGGAACTGGGCGAGGGGGTGGCAGGGGCCAAGGCTCCTGGGTCATAGGAGGGAGGGGTTGGAAGCCCTGACTCCAGCCTGAACCCCCCTCTTAGGTATCATCAATACCAAATTTGCCACTCGGGGCTGTGCTACAGAGAGTGCCTGCTACGCCAAGGAGGGGGCCGAGGTGCCCTCAGCCTCCTATCTCTACTTCCTCCGCCGAGCAGACTGCCTTCCAGCACCCCAGCCCCCTGGCAGGGCTGAGTGAAGAAGTGAGGAAAATGTGGCTTGAGGTCCCCATTAGTCCTCGGCCGACAGCTCCCCATGTGCCTATAAATTAAACAGGTTAATAAAGCAAGCCTGAGTCCTTGTGAGGGGATGCATTCTGGGGAAGTAGGATGTAGAAAGCAGAGGTCTCAACCCTTGGCAACCCCTTCTTtgcaaggaagagagggaagaccCAACCTTTTACTGAAGGATTACTCTCAGCTGGGCCCCTGTGCTCTGTTTTCCATGCTGTACCTCATTTCAGAATCACAACTCTATGTAGTTgacattattatccccattttacagatgaacaaactgaggcacagatggtGGTGTTCGCTTGTCTTGGGTCAAACTGCTAGGGAGGGTCAGACTCCTGAGTCCACGATCACCTCTCCTAACaacctctccctctttttccctctgttttcacatctgcaaaatgtggaTATTAAGTTATAATCTCAGAGGGTTGTTTTAAGagtcaaatgaaagaaaaacaaaaaagcaattagTGCAGTTCTAGAGACAATATGTCTGAGtaaataataatcatcataataGCTGCCACTTACTGGGTGGCCATTAGTTGGCAGGTGCTAAACATCATCACCAATCAAGACAGACTAGATTATGCTACGGTAACAAAGCCCCtaatctcagtggtttaaaatGACAAAGTTGCATTAGTCAGCTAATGCTGCAGTAAcactgtgtaacaaaccatccccaAACTGAGACTTGTAACAACAAGCATTTTTCCTTCTAGGGGTTTGTGGGTGGGTCTGCTTCTGGCTGTTTATTGGCTGGTTTGGCTCCAGTTTGGGAAGAGGATTCCAGTTCTCCTCCATGGGATTCCACAATCTTCTGCGATCAGTGGCTCCTGGCTAATGTTCTTCTCATGAGAGATCACAGGAGCACAGAGGCCAACTGTATTTAAGGTCCCTGATGAAGTCAGGTGTGCTAACATTCCATAACAGACAGAGCAGCCACACTTGAACGCTGCCAATTTTTGTGCACAGGGAAGTCTCACATAGGTGATTAAACGCTGCTACCCAGAAGTGACTTGACACAACTCATTGGATGGGACCACTCACACGGCCCCACCAAAGCATACGGGGCCCAGGACATGCAATCCTGCCCTGACATGGACATGTTTCATAAACAGCACAAATGGCCACCATGACCTCCGAGgggctgtttttcattttatcttcacaacaactccatGTGATCAGCACTATTATTATCACAGGTTTTCAGAAGAAtcggaggctcagagaagggatgTCACATTGGAGTTGCACAGTGAAAAAGTGGCAGAGATTGAGATTTGAGATTTATTGGGTCGTGTTGAGGGGGAGAAAGATACCACATCACAGAGAGAGGGAACACGCCTGTCTTAGTTATCATTTAGCTCAGGATTCTACGGGTTGGCAATTTGGTCTGGGATTAGCTGGGTAGTTCTCCTGGTCCCTGCTGGGTTCAGCTCTCTGTCCATTAGGCAGCTCTGTTTCAGAGGGTTGGCTGGCTGTGGGTTGGGGCGTCACGGCCAACTGGGCCACATCTCTTATTACTCAGCAGGTTAGCCAGGACTTCTTGACATGGCAGTGGTGGCAGGGACCCCAAGGGCAGCTAGAGAGGAAGCCCCAAGGCACGGGCACTTTCCAAGCCTCTGCATCATGTTTGTTCTTGTCCCAGTGGCCCAGCAAATCACATGGCCAAGTCTGGAGTTAGGATGAGAAGGCACTATCCAAGGACGTGGCTACAGAGAAGCTGAACAAATTGGTGGCATCAATGGGCCAGGCTGGTTCCAGAGCTAAGATGCTTTACCATCACAAGCCCGCAAGGTCTAAACAGTCCCTGGTCCATGCCCCCTCCCAGGGTGGAAAAACTCAGAGTCCCTCAATTCCAGCCCAAGGAGTCTTTCCTGTATAGACCCCCATCATCCTTCCTCTCCCACAACCCAAGAGTCCCCACCCTTGGCcgctcctccctcagacccaggagtccaggcttCCAGCTCCAGTCGAATCCcaagtatctttttttcctttcaaatcccCAAAGAACAAACACACAATGGGATTTCTACTCATTTTTATtcactcctccaggaagcaccACAGGCCAACCACACCCTTGATTTGCCCTTCATGGTTCCCCACTCCAGTGGACACAAGTCCCTCCATCGTTACCCAGAAGTGTACGAAACTCAGCTAAGGTGATGAGACTGTCTCATCTACTTGAGTTTTTTGTGTCTATTCTGCTTCTAGCGATGGCAATGCTAAGATTCATCATACGCTTCTTTGAATTCTTGCCTTcgagggtcttccagccttgagGTGCCACATATTCACACCCTGACGGCAGACAGCGGTCAGTGCACAAGGGAGTCTTAGTCTTTTCTGCTTGGATGCTCCCAGAGACAGATGCCTCACTGGCAACTTTATGcttccacaaagcctaaaattcAATCCCACTGAAAGTCACGATTTAAAAGGCAACCACCCCAAAAAGTAGACGTGACACCCAAGAGTGCTGGCCTATAACTACATAAACACAATCAGCACTCCCCAATGGACAGAGCCATGCAAACAAAAGTGGGTCTTGCTTTCTCAGATACCACCTCTGGCACGATCGCCATTGGCGTGAGGGCAGAGACGTCACGCAGGACCAAACCAGAGATGGCGTCAAAGTAGCAGAAATAGAGGAGGGCACTCTGTGAGCAAAGGCATGCAGGTGAGACAGAAGGTGCCCAGACTAGAGTCGCCTGGgtgctgccaggggctgagggcatGGGGGCAAGGGCAAGGAGGCTAACCTTTGAGCTCCCAGTGCACCAGCCTTCTCAGGAGGGGTTCCAGCATGCTGACGTGTGAGGGGGAATGCATGTATATTTGCACACACACCATGTTCTCACAATTACCCTGTGAGGTAGATGCCATCTGCGGAGtgcctcacccaaggtcactCCCAAGGTCAGTAGAAGGACTGTGTGAGGCTAGAGCTGTGCTAATAGGATTTCCTGTgacaatggaaatgttctaggtCTGTGCTGTCCAGTGCTATAGCCACTCACCACTTTTGGCTcctgagcccttgaaatgtggctagtgcaactgggaaagtgcattttacattttacttttaattagcTTAAAAATTGATACTCATCTCAGTTATCGGAAAACTATTCAATATAATTGGGACAACTTGGGTATATGAATCTCCTTCtccaaatatgaattttaggaaatCTAAATAGAGGTcaagtatttctgatgaaaatttacCATCTGAATTGCGATgggctgtaagtataaaatacacaccagatttcaaagacttagcatCAAAGAATGCAACATATCTCATTAACACTTCTCTACATTGATGACATGTTCAAATGATAATATTTcggatatattgggttaagtaAAACATATGATAATTCGtttcacctgtttccttttacttttttaatgtggctacaagaaaatttaaaatcacatatgtggcttgcattctGTTTCGACTGGACAGTGCCGCTCGGTGGCTCTCCCGCTCTGGCACGCTTGATGGGAAGGCCTGAAGGCTAGATTGAGGAGAGGGGAGACGGTGCTGTACTGAGTATCACAGATCCAGATGAACAACATTACCCTAAGGCTGCAAGAGCTCGGGGGCCAATGCTGGAGCCATTCGGTACAGAGCAATGGGCCTCTCGCCTTTGATGGGACAAATTGGGCCACTGGTGGGAATTCAAGCTGGAGACGGGGGTACCATCCCTCAAGCGTCTGCCCCTCAGATTGGTGACCCTGGTCTTCAGCTGTTGGAGGAAAGAGGATCTTGGATACACGTGTGGTTCTCATCCAGccctttcatttcacagatgggaaaataaGGCACTGGTCCAAGTCACCCAGAGTGACAGTGGCAAAGCTGTGCTTGCTTCCCAGGTCCCCTGACCTCAGACAAGGGCTTTCTCTCCCATGAGAGGTTTGTTTCTCCCCATCTCGCTTCTTTCCCCTGTCTGGTGGCAAGAGGCTGGCAATCTACATTTCAGACCTGGTTCTGCCATtgacaaatgaattaaaatactatttaataaGCACCTGTTGTGCTTATTAAGCACTTAtcaagcactattctaggtgctgggggtACAGCAGGGAACAAGACAGGCAAGGGATAATAactgataaacaaataaataaataaataaggtgatTTTCTATAGTAATAATTGCTATCAGGAAAATTAACCGACTGAGATGAATGATGGGGTGTGTGAGCTACTTCAGTAAAAGCGGTggggaagacctctctgagggGACAGTTGAGCTGAGACCTAACTGACAGGACAGAGCCAGGCATTCTAGGCaaaaagaacagcaagtgcaaaggccctgaggcaggacccaAGATGGCACAGTCAAGCATCAGAAGGAAGATCTGTCAAGCTGGTTGGAGGATGAGGTGGGGCAGAGAATGAGAACAGGCAGAGGCCAGACCACACAGGGCCTTGCTGTGTGCTGCTGGATCTAGAGCCCGCCCTCTCCTGGCTTTGCTCTCCGCATCTATCATAAAAGAGATTCTACTGGATGGCCCCTCAGGTCCCCGCTTTCTGTTTTTGACATTGAAGAATTCTGTGACCTGTGGCTTCTCCTCTGCATGTAGCTGGCAGCCTACAACATTCCAAGCACTGTGGTTTCTGTCTTTGCCTCACTCATGGCACATTCCCACGGTCTGGAACACTGCCCTGATGTTCTGTGGGTGCTGGGTACTCCAAGGCGGGGCCTCTTAGGGATACCTGAGGTAGCCAACACAGAAACGTCTGAATTAGGGCAGCAATATGGCTGCTCTTCCAGAAAGGCAGGTGTGCCAAATACCAAGGCCAGAAAGGGTTAAGGTTTAATGATAGAAGAAACCAAGACCAAAAAAAGATAGAAACCCCTAAAGGAGAGAGTGACAGAGGAACAGAATCCCCAGAGAGCCGGTGAATTGCTCAGCACCTACAAAATGGGGTAGTCATATCCCCTCCGGGGCAAACTCAGAGAGAGGCAGTTGCCAGGATCCACATCCCTTAGGGGTGTGTGGGAGATTCCTCCGAGGTATGGCTTCCTCCCCTTCCATACCCAGGCCTCATTCCTGGTCTCTGGCTTTCCTCAGAGCCCACCACACCCCTCTTGCCTCCTCCCCTCATTTTTGTGGGACCATCCTCCCCACAACAGCTGGGAAAGGAGTCTGGGTCACCAGGCACCCCCCAAGAAGCAAATATTAGACCAAGAGGGACCAATTGGTCTCCAGCTCTGTTCCCTCCTCTAGATGTAGCCCTCCCACCACCTAGGAATTAGGAACCAAGGTCCACAGCCCTCCTGAGAGCCAGGAGTCTGAGACCCCAGagaccacccctccccccagtgaCGATTCAAAGCCCCCTGCCTCTTGAGGAACTGGCCATTTGAGGTACAGGCCATTTTCCCCAGGAAACCTAGACTCTATATCCCTTTGTGACTCAGAAGCCCAAGAGTCCCAGCTCCCTAGGGTACTCAGACCCCGTTCTCCACACTGGGATCCCCAGTGTGATGGAGACACCCCTTCATCAGGAATCAGAGCTGCCACTCCCTCTCCCCATGCAAGACTAGACCTCCAATAGCCCCAGTTTCTACTCCCTTGGAGACGAAGATATCCCCCTTCTAGGAGTCCACCCCTCAACTCCCTCAGGATACAAGTCTGGGCATCATGCTCCGTGGTCCCCAGACTCTATTCCCCTTCAGGACCCAGGAATCCGGGTAACTGAAAGTCACACATCCCAACCAGTAGTCAGAGCCCTCTTCCCCCTCGAGCATCCAGAACTCCGCGTGGTGGCCCCCCGCTGTTATCTCAGAGGCCCAGACGTCCCATGCCAGAGTCTGGACCCTCAGCCCCCCTCCCTCTAACCAGGACTTGGAGCCCCCGGCGCCCCCAGAAGCCCCGGCTTTCGTCCCACTCCTCAGTGCGCGGGCGCATGGGGCGCCAGCACGGCCTCGGCGTCGGCCAGCATCTCGTCGAGTGCCTGCAGCAGGACGCCGTGCGCCGCGCGGTAGCCCAGGCCGCCGGTGGCCGCTGCGCCGCCCGCGGGCCACAGGAAGGAGAGCGCGCCCAGCGCCGCGCCCCCAGCCGTGCCCTCGCCCGCCCAGGCGCCCAGCCTCGCCTCCACTTCGGCGCGCGTCACCGGCCCGGGGAAGCGCGTGCGCGCGGCCAGCTCCCCGGGTGCCAGGCCCAGCGCGCGCTCGCGTCGTGCCAGCGCCGCCGGTTCGAGCCCCAGCGCCCGCCGCCACTCCGCCAGCTGACCCCGCAGCAGCGCCACGTCGCACGCCCAGCCTAGCCCCGGGatgggcgccgccgccgccgccaggcTAGCCAGCAGCGCCGGCCGCCACGCCCCGGCCCGCAGCGCCGCCGCCTTGGTTCGGGCCGCGCCGGGAGACGCGGGCGGCAGCGCTAGCAGCAGCGCCCCCGCCTGCGCCGGAGGCAGCGCGCGCCGCAGCCACGCGCAGAGCCCGGGGAG encodes:
- the PINLYP gene encoding phospholipase A2 inhibitor and Ly6/PLAUR domain-containing protein isoform X1, translated to MKPSTFLLASALLCTLLGLGCPLSCEMCRGSGPTCSGKIKTCEAGKDACVIVVGESSTKGRHSVNTYKGCMKFSDCYSGFVSTTMGSQDYMVSYTYCCQSEGCNQGSVPPPQNNRTENGLQCPACVVPFQETCPGTQAARCVGQETHCVYFAGNVQAGEGHLDLWRRGLGPQHWRLILPGIINTKFATRGCATESACYAKEGAEVPSASYLYFLRRADCLPAPQPPGRAE
- the PINLYP gene encoding phospholipase A2 inhibitor and Ly6/PLAUR domain-containing protein isoform X2, whose amino-acid sequence is MKPSTFLLASALLCTLLGLGCPLSCEMCRGSGPTCSGKIKTCEAGKDACVIVVGESSTKGRHSVNTYKGCMKFSDCYSGFVSTTMGSQDYMVSYTYCCQSEGCNQGSVPPPQNNRTENGLQCPACVVPFQETCPGTQAARCVGQETHCVYFAGNVQAGIINTKFATRGCATESACYAKEGAEVPSASYLYFLRRADCLPAPQPPGRAE